Proteins encoded by one window of bacterium:
- a CDS encoding prepilin-type N-terminal cleavage/methylation domain-containing protein, with protein sequence MFHKQSRGFTLIELLIVIAIIALLATLAIFAVGSARVRARDAKRIADVKQTMNALELYAVNNGGYPGVPLQGVPLGDSNWACLNDVGFVPACASDGGTIYMANVLNPPEPPANGQYRYRGRHTGGLVCIAAAAPCANFEIEFRLEDGVAEFGRGSTNCKATSSGITCVPSSAS encoded by the coding sequence ATGTTCCACAAGCAATCACGAGGATTCACGCTCATCGAGCTGCTCATAGTCATCGCGATCATCGCGCTCCTCGCCACGCTGGCGATCTTCGCAGTGGGTTCCGCACGCGTTCGTGCGCGAGACGCAAAGCGTATTGCGGACGTGAAGCAGACGATGAACGCGCTCGAGCTCTACGCGGTGAACAACGGTGGGTACCCGGGTGTCCCCCTCCAGGGCGTTCCACTCGGAGACAGCAATTGGGCGTGTCTCAATGATGTGGGATTCGTTCCTGCGTGCGCGTCGGATGGGGGGACGATATACATGGCGAATGTCCTGAATCCCCCAGAGCCACCGGCAAATGGTCAATACCGCTACCGTGGTAGGCACACGGGGGGGCTCGTGTGTATCGCAGCAGCTGCGCCCTGTGCGAATTTTGAGATCGAGTTCCGGTTGGAAGATGGAGTTGCGGAATTTGGTCGAGGAAGTACCAACTGCAAGGCGACTTCTTCGGGTATTACGTGCGTACCATCAAGTGCGTCCTAA
- a CDS encoding type II secretion system protein, which produces MNCASRGRRGFGLLETIVAIGVIVTGLFAVFTLVLSNQRTIDAAKLRFGGVSAAREGAEVVRMLRDANWQRGRAFDDGIITGTTYSALPKFSDGAGFTLHHGVWDFTDHETQIARLPSGFWTNATEATPPTPAERTPYRRIVRTLPICTDPAGGSARVILTEDGETCEAIGAERIGIHVVAMVQWNHGGSTQDARVAADLYDWR; this is translated from the coding sequence TTGAATTGCGCGTCGCGCGGGCGGCGCGGATTTGGGCTCCTCGAGACCATCGTGGCGATCGGTGTCATCGTCACGGGACTCTTCGCGGTCTTCACGCTCGTCCTCTCAAACCAACGCACCATAGATGCGGCGAAGCTTCGGTTCGGTGGCGTGTCCGCGGCGCGCGAGGGTGCGGAGGTGGTTCGGATGCTCCGCGATGCGAACTGGCAGCGCGGGCGGGCGTTCGATGACGGGATTATTACGGGAACGACGTACAGCGCGCTACCAAAGTTTTCCGATGGCGCGGGCTTCACACTCCACCACGGCGTATGGGATTTTACGGATCACGAGACACAGATTGCGCGTCTCCCGTCCGGCTTCTGGACGAACGCGACGGAAGCGACACCCCCCACGCCCGCAGAGCGCACACCGTACCGCCGCATTGTTCGTACGCTCCCCATCTGTACGGACCCCGCAGGCGGGAGCGCACGCGTCATCCTCACCGAGGATGGCGAGACGTGCGAGGCGATTGGCGCGGAGCGTATCGGCATCCACGTCGTGGCGATGGTGCAGTGGAACCACGGCGGGAGCACGCAGGACGCGCGTGTTGCAGCAGACCTCTATGATTGGCGTTAG
- a CDS encoding prepilin-type N-terminal cleavage/methylation domain-containing protein, protein MFHRQSRGFTLIELLIVIAIIALLATLAIFAVGSARVRARDAKRIADVKQTMNALELYAVNNGGYPGAAATGGVELGTGSGSCLDDAGFVAACATGTTYMANVPSHPVPPAGSYTYSGATAAGAECLAAAEPCVDFLINFALEDGVAEFGQGSTDCEATSAGLACT, encoded by the coding sequence ATGTTCCACAGGCAATCACGAGGATTCACGCTCATCGAGCTGCTCATTGTCATCGCGATTATTGCACTCCTCGCCACGCTGGCGATCTTCGCAGTGGGCTCCGCACGCGTTCGCGCGCGAGACGCAAAGCGCATCGCGGACGTGAAGCAGACGATGAACGCGCTCGAGCTCTACGCAGTGAACAACGGTGGGTACCCGGGTGCCGCGGCTACAGGCGGTGTCGAGCTCGGAACCGGTAGTGGTTCCTGTCTCGATGATGCAGGATTTGTCGCAGCGTGTGCGACAGGGACAACGTACATGGCGAACGTTCCAAGCCATCCCGTGCCACCAGCGGGATCCTACACCTACAGTGGCGCGACTGCCGCAGGAGCGGAATGTCTCGCAGCAGCAGAGCCGTGCGTGGATTTCCTCATCAATTTCGCTCTCGAAGATGGTGTTGCAGAGTTTGGCCAGGGGAGCACCGATTGTGAAGCAACCTCTGCCGGGCTCGCCTGCACGTAG
- a CDS encoding A24 family peptidase, which yields MFTSILTPIVLVALGLAVGSFANVVIDRVPSHRSLRGRSVCDRCRRELRPWELVPILSALFLRFRCPTCDGPIALRMLLVEGGIAALFLGAWWTFGFSPRAIAVVVALTALVILAVIDLREHVVPDRVSVPAMIAVAVLRLGEVRPHVVIIGMLLGAGFFWVQRVVSRGRWVGDGDTRVGALMGALFSPLHLGIALAASYVVGGLLAGVLLAMRRAQRGTQVPLVPFLLLGSVVTVFWGDVILRWYGW from the coding sequence ATGTTCACCTCCATACTCACCCCCATCGTGCTCGTTGCGCTCGGGCTCGCGGTTGGGAGCTTCGCGAACGTCGTCATTGATCGCGTCCCATCCCACCGGTCGCTCCGCGGTCGCTCGGTGTGCGATCGGTGTCGGCGTGAACTCCGTCCCTGGGAGCTCGTGCCCATCCTCAGCGCGTTGTTCCTCCGGTTTCGCTGCCCAACGTGCGATGGGCCGATTGCCCTCCGCATGCTTCTCGTGGAGGGTGGTATCGCCGCGTTGTTCTTGGGGGCGTGGTGGACGTTCGGCTTCTCCCCGCGTGCGATTGCTGTCGTGGTGGCGCTCACCGCGCTCGTCATCCTTGCGGTGATTGATCTTCGTGAGCACGTGGTTCCAGATCGTGTGAGCGTACCGGCGATGATTGCGGTGGCCGTACTCCGTCTGGGGGAAGTTCGCCCGCACGTCGTCATCATCGGGATGCTCCTCGGCGCGGGGTTCTTCTGGGTGCAGCGGGTCGTCTCCCGTGGTCGTTGGGTGGGCGATGGCGACACGCGCGTCGGGGCACTCATGGGCGCACTCTTCAGCCCCCTCCACCTCGGTATCGCATTGGCCGCGTCCTACGTGGTGGGCGGGTTGCTCGCCGGCGTCCTCCTCGCCATGCGCCGCGCGCAGCGTGGGACGCAGGTTCCCCTCGTCCCGTTCCTTCTCCTCGGTTCCGTCGTCACCGTGTTCTGGGGTGATGTTATTCTCCGTTGGTATGGATGGTAG
- a CDS encoding type II secretion system protein, translated as MDGSRTSPRVSRSAFTLIEMMIVVGIFLVMLGVTLASFRQAIPQRELTETARRFASDIEQMRVASYAGDPQHPDAISFGVVLDGALVDRYERFRSTQAQFDPDAPPEIIEGITLPDNVFIRSLTPTSGSEQILSISYTAPRGALTITNDATEAEVVFGHTGTSETRTVRVNGISGRVDLE; from the coding sequence ATGGATGGTAGTCGTACATCACCGCGAGTGTCGCGCAGTGCGTTCACGCTCATCGAGATGATGATCGTCGTCGGCATCTTCCTCGTCATGCTCGGGGTGACGCTCGCGAGTTTCCGGCAGGCCATTCCACAGCGCGAACTCACCGAGACCGCGCGGCGATTTGCATCCGACATCGAGCAGATGCGCGTCGCGTCGTACGCGGGCGATCCGCAGCACCCCGATGCGATTTCCTTTGGTGTTGTTCTCGACGGTGCTCTCGTGGACCGCTACGAGCGATTTCGCTCCACACAGGCGCAGTTTGATCCCGATGCGCCCCCAGAGATCATCGAGGGCATCACACTGCCGGACAACGTTTTCATCCGATCGCTCACACCAACCTCGGGATCCGAACAGATACTCAGCATCTCGTACACCGCGCCCCGCGGGGCACTCACGATCACGAACGACGCAACGGAGGCCGAGGTGGTCTTTGGTCACACGGGGACGAGCGAGACGCGCACCGTGCGCGTGAACGGGATATCCGGACGGGTGGATCTCGAGTGA
- a CDS encoding type II secretion system protein: MIGVRLPAAPESSEDGVVTTTRRPAFTLIEMLVAIAVFAIVVGLTSDLFLTATRQQRRTTARAALEEDARFVIETIVREVREGTLDRSVTDAGIAVMHMDGTGTRLRTAVGVCPTPSSSCIEIGRVASDGSIAWASLTSAGVDVDAFDVQVSDPETQDAATVHLVLSTAGVRPDQRETTEAQTTVVSRVYLR; this comes from the coding sequence ATGATTGGCGTTAGACTACCCGCAGCTCCAGAGTCATCCGAGGACGGCGTGGTCACCACGACGCGCCGCCCCGCGTTCACGCTCATCGAGATGCTCGTCGCGATTGCGGTATTCGCGATCGTGGTAGGACTCACCTCGGACCTCTTCCTCACCGCAACGCGGCAGCAGCGGCGCACGACGGCACGCGCCGCGCTCGAGGAAGATGCGCGCTTCGTCATCGAGACCATCGTCCGCGAGGTGCGCGAGGGCACACTCGATCGCAGTGTGACGGATGCAGGTATCGCGGTGATGCACATGGATGGGACCGGCACGCGCCTGCGCACGGCGGTGGGTGTCTGCCCCACGCCGAGTAGCTCCTGCATCGAGATTGGCCGCGTGGCATCGGACGGCAGCATCGCCTGGGCATCGCTCACGAGTGCCGGTGTAGATGTTGATGCGTTCGATGTGCAGGTGAGCGATCCCGAGACGCAGGATGCCGCGACGGTGCATCTCGTCCTCTCGACCGCGGGCGTTCGCCCTGACCAGCGCGAAACCACCGAGGCACAGACCACGGTGGTGAGTCGCGTCTACCTCCGATGA